One stretch of Penaeus vannamei isolate JL-2024 chromosome 7, ASM4276789v1, whole genome shotgun sequence DNA includes these proteins:
- the LOC113810869 gene encoding U6 snRNA-associated Sm-like protein LSm5 isoform X2 gives MAASNPSTLLPLELVDKCIGSRIHIIMKSDKEIVGTLLGFDDFVNMVLEDVTEYESTPEGRRITQLDQILLNGNHITMLVPGGAEMVD, from the exons ATGGCTGCTTCAAATCCCTCAACACTTCTTCCGCTCG AGTTAGTGGACAAATGCATAGGCTCACGCATCCACATCATCATGAAGAGCGACAAGGAAATTGTTGGAACTCTCCTGGGCTTTGACGACTTTGTTAACATGGTGCTGGAGGATGTAACTGAATATGAGAGCACGCCGGAGGGCAGAAGAATCACACAGTTGGACCAGATCCTCCTCAATGGGAATCACATAACTATG CTTGTTCCTGGAGGTGCAGAAATGGTTGATTAG
- the LOC113810869 gene encoding U6 snRNA-associated Sm-like protein LSm5 isoform X1 encodes MAASNPSTLLPLELVDKCIGSRIHIIMKSDKEIVGTLLGFDDFVNMVLEDVTEYESTPEGRRITQLDQILLNGNHITMELVKICPLETGKY; translated from the exons ATGGCTGCTTCAAATCCCTCAACACTTCTTCCGCTCG AGTTAGTGGACAAATGCATAGGCTCACGCATCCACATCATCATGAAGAGCGACAAGGAAATTGTTGGAACTCTCCTGGGCTTTGACGACTTTGTTAACATGGTGCTGGAGGATGTAACTGAATATGAGAGCACGCCGGAGGGCAGAAGAATCACACAGTTGGACCAGATCCTCCTCAATGGGAATCACATAACTATG gAGCTTGTTAAGATTTGTCCTTTAGAGACCGGAAAATACTGA